Proteins encoded together in one Micromonospora auratinigra window:
- a CDS encoding DNA repair ATPase has product MTDRETGPAAEGAVDPAGLDAGTYEVLRTRLAEQAAELTRRAERLNARRLEVFGSTELRLTSTERIRTEHNCVPRDIVPVGGLMLFGYNVFIGLKPETTVDDVFSLHRFVRVEDGGVETFRFDHVDPAEVPGLLRDPQFERDFAELYRYYRQTRLLQLRRLDGRLLAVFQTGPRTDDIRVLRWRVDPDGTVAYLDNRGEREHVFPPAHDFEWTATTRDDHVLGRHPHISIQGEVFVETVGADLTVKIENNTETGEGIYREPVDEPLQSLADADVGYARIGPLILLRIRPYKENDWRYLVFNTLTREVVRLDGIGQACQRLPEDHGIIFPGGYHLSTGLTRTFDTDVSSLEFERLVRSPNGEDVLYVFHARDEGRSLLLPYNAIRKEVAAPIPCHGFSVFDDGTMVVFRALSDEPTRVHPMQIWQTPYASESYAAAQPAGTGPVERIGNADLVRGISDCLSVARMVDAPAPAAGVYQALIAAATRAFDHYHWLAEAELGDLAEPLAAVRATAAGVLDEYEKVRALTAQAAVAVDESAARIAALALRVRGDAPLTADDWVRQLAGLRQAQGHLVTLRELRHVDLGRVDELAAELDGELAEAGRRAVDFLSRDDALTGYRAEVDRLGERAGGIATVAEATPVREELAERAEGLRTLTEVVGGLDIADATVRTGILARVAEVLGGVNRARAVLDNRRRELNQAEGRAGFAAEFALLGQAVTGALAAADTVERCDEQLGRLLLQVENLESRFGEFDDFLAELTTRRADIYEAFSSRKQALLDERGRRADRLVASADRILLSVQRRVTTLGSLDEINTYFASDPMVGKLRGVVDELRSLGDQVRAEELDGRVRAARQEAGRALRDRLDLYADGGETIRLGRHRFAVNTQPIDVTVVPHQGRMAVAVTGTDYRSPVRDATFERTRRFWEQLLVSESTEVYRAEYLATSILADAEAGRGAITLDALHAAAVDGGRLPELVRAVAETRYDEGYERGVHDQDAAALLHALLRLHAGAGLLRWPPAVRAAAQLFWRYGTDDTTRRSWSARAVSLARARERFGRPPARPSDAPAPIPAGGDAIDRLQAELAGRAEHWLRDAGLPGPAAECDLVGAYLFEELARAPFGFVTGAGARGLLERFRRALGGPQAAASGQFDEDLRALGDDLASRYQLVEAWLGAFLASTDGALSDDDLPEAVAVELCGTELPRYESTAALTGTVTGLLGAHPRISGSALTLRLDETLARTQRFRTERVPAFRDYQRRRNELVAAERDRLRLAEYQPKVMTTFVRNRLLDEVYLPLIGDNLARQLGATGDAKRVDQMGLLLLISPPGYGKTTLMEYVASRLGLVFVKVNGPALGSRVTSLDPAEAPDATARQEVEKISFALELGNNVLLYLDDIQHTSPELLQKFIPLCDAQRRMEGVWEGRTRTYDLRGKRFAVCMAGNPYTESGQRFRVPDMLANRADVWNLGDVLSGRDEVFALSYVENALTSNPTLAPLSTRDRGDVELLVRMARGDDGVRPDQLSHPYSAVELEQILAVLGKLLRVQRIVLANNQAYIASAAQADSSRTEPPFQLQGSYRNMNKLAERIVPVLTDAELEAVVDDHYLGEAQTLAAGAEANLLKLAELRGRLTAEQARRWAEVKAAFLRARALGGGGDPLDRAVGAIGLLADRVGGVEAAIGRATDHT; this is encoded by the coding sequence GTGACCGACCGCGAGACCGGGCCCGCCGCCGAGGGCGCGGTGGACCCGGCCGGCCTGGACGCCGGCACCTACGAGGTGCTGCGTACCCGGCTCGCCGAGCAGGCCGCCGAGCTGACCCGGCGGGCGGAGCGGCTGAACGCCCGGCGGCTGGAGGTCTTCGGCAGCACCGAGCTGCGCCTGACCAGCACCGAACGGATCCGCACCGAGCACAACTGCGTACCCCGGGACATCGTGCCGGTGGGCGGGCTGATGCTCTTCGGCTACAACGTCTTCATCGGCCTCAAGCCGGAGACGACGGTGGACGACGTCTTCTCGCTGCACCGCTTCGTCCGGGTCGAGGACGGCGGCGTCGAGACGTTCCGCTTCGACCACGTCGATCCGGCCGAGGTGCCGGGACTGCTGCGCGATCCGCAGTTCGAGCGGGACTTCGCCGAGCTGTACCGGTACTACCGGCAGACCCGGCTGTTGCAACTGCGCCGGCTCGACGGCCGGTTGCTGGCGGTCTTCCAGACCGGTCCGCGTACCGACGACATCCGGGTGCTGCGCTGGCGGGTCGACCCCGACGGCACGGTGGCGTACCTGGACAACCGGGGCGAGCGGGAGCACGTCTTCCCGCCCGCGCACGACTTCGAGTGGACCGCGACGACCCGGGACGACCACGTCCTCGGCCGCCACCCGCACATCTCCATCCAGGGTGAGGTCTTCGTCGAGACGGTCGGCGCCGACCTGACCGTCAAGATCGAGAACAACACCGAGACCGGCGAGGGCATCTACCGCGAGCCGGTGGACGAGCCGTTGCAGAGCCTGGCGGACGCAGACGTCGGGTACGCCCGGATCGGCCCGCTGATCCTGCTGCGGATCCGGCCGTACAAGGAGAACGACTGGCGGTACCTGGTCTTCAACACGCTCACCCGGGAGGTGGTCCGGCTCGACGGGATCGGCCAGGCGTGCCAGCGGCTGCCCGAGGACCACGGGATCATCTTCCCGGGCGGCTACCACCTCTCGACCGGCCTGACCCGGACCTTCGACACCGACGTGTCCAGCCTGGAGTTCGAGCGGCTGGTCCGCTCGCCGAACGGGGAGGACGTGCTCTACGTCTTCCACGCCCGGGACGAGGGGCGCTCGCTGCTGCTGCCGTACAACGCGATCCGCAAGGAGGTGGCGGCACCGATCCCGTGCCACGGCTTCTCGGTCTTCGACGACGGCACGATGGTGGTGTTCCGGGCGCTCTCCGACGAGCCGACCCGGGTCCACCCGATGCAGATCTGGCAGACCCCGTACGCCTCGGAGAGTTATGCCGCCGCGCAGCCGGCGGGTACCGGGCCGGTGGAGCGGATCGGCAACGCGGATCTGGTCCGCGGCATCTCCGACTGCCTGTCGGTGGCCCGGATGGTCGACGCGCCGGCCCCGGCGGCCGGGGTCTACCAGGCCCTGATCGCCGCCGCCACGCGCGCGTTCGACCACTACCACTGGCTCGCCGAGGCGGAGCTGGGTGACCTGGCCGAGCCGCTGGCCGCGGTGCGGGCCACCGCCGCCGGCGTGCTCGACGAGTACGAGAAGGTCCGGGCGCTGACCGCGCAGGCGGCCGTCGCGGTGGACGAGAGCGCGGCCAGGATCGCCGCGCTGGCCCTGCGGGTACGCGGTGACGCGCCGCTGACCGCCGACGACTGGGTACGTCAGCTCGCCGGCCTCCGGCAGGCCCAGGGGCACCTGGTGACGCTGCGCGAGCTGCGTCACGTCGACCTGGGCCGGGTCGACGAGCTGGCCGCCGAGCTGGACGGCGAGCTGGCCGAGGCCGGCCGGCGGGCGGTCGACTTCCTGAGCCGCGACGACGCGCTCACCGGCTACCGGGCGGAGGTGGACCGGCTCGGCGAGCGGGCCGGGGGGATCGCCACGGTGGCCGAGGCGACGCCGGTCCGCGAGGAGTTGGCCGAGCGGGCCGAGGGCCTGCGGACCCTCACCGAGGTGGTGGGCGGCCTGGACATCGCCGACGCGACCGTCCGGACCGGGATCCTGGCCCGGGTCGCCGAGGTCCTCGGTGGGGTCAACCGGGCCCGCGCCGTCCTCGACAACCGGCGGCGGGAGCTGAACCAGGCCGAGGGCCGCGCCGGCTTCGCCGCCGAGTTCGCCCTGCTCGGGCAGGCGGTCACCGGCGCGCTGGCCGCCGCCGACACGGTGGAGCGCTGCGACGAGCAGCTCGGCCGGCTGCTGCTCCAGGTGGAGAACCTGGAATCCCGGTTCGGTGAGTTCGACGACTTCCTCGCCGAGCTGACCACCCGGCGGGCCGACATCTACGAGGCGTTCTCCTCCCGCAAGCAGGCGCTGCTCGACGAGCGTGGTCGCCGGGCGGACCGGCTGGTCGCCTCCGCCGACCGGATCCTGCTCAGCGTGCAGCGTCGGGTCACCACACTGGGCTCGCTCGACGAGATCAACACCTACTTCGCGTCCGATCCGATGGTCGGCAAGCTGCGCGGGGTCGTCGACGAGCTGCGCAGCCTGGGCGACCAGGTCCGGGCCGAGGAGCTGGACGGGCGGGTGCGGGCCGCCCGGCAGGAGGCCGGCCGCGCGCTGCGGGACCGGCTCGACCTGTACGCGGACGGCGGCGAGACGATCCGGCTGGGTCGGCACCGGTTCGCGGTGAACACCCAGCCGATCGACGTCACGGTGGTGCCGCACCAGGGGCGGATGGCGGTGGCGGTCACCGGAACCGACTACCGGTCGCCGGTGCGCGACGCGACGTTCGAGCGGACCCGCCGGTTCTGGGAGCAACTGCTCGTCTCCGAGTCGACCGAGGTCTACCGGGCGGAGTACCTGGCCACCTCGATCCTGGCCGACGCCGAGGCGGGCCGGGGCGCGATCACCCTGGACGCGTTGCACGCGGCGGCGGTCGACGGGGGCCGGCTGCCCGAACTGGTCCGGGCGGTGGCGGAGACCCGGTACGACGAGGGTTACGAGCGGGGCGTGCACGACCAGGACGCGGCGGCCCTGCTGCACGCCCTGCTGCGGCTGCACGCCGGCGCGGGACTGCTGCGGTGGCCACCGGCGGTGCGGGCGGCGGCCCAGCTCTTCTGGCGGTACGGCACCGACGACACCACCCGGCGGTCCTGGTCGGCGCGGGCGGTGTCGCTGGCCCGCGCCCGGGAACGCTTCGGCCGCCCGCCGGCCCGCCCGTCCGACGCGCCGGCACCGATCCCTGCCGGTGGGGACGCGATCGACCGGCTCCAGGCGGAACTGGCCGGCCGCGCGGAGCACTGGCTGCGCGACGCCGGCCTGCCCGGGCCGGCGGCCGAGTGCGACCTGGTCGGGGCGTACCTCTTCGAGGAGTTGGCCCGCGCGCCGTTCGGCTTCGTCACCGGCGCCGGGGCGCGGGGTCTGCTGGAGCGGTTCCGGCGGGCGCTGGGTGGCCCGCAGGCGGCGGCGAGCGGGCAGTTCGACGAGGACCTGCGGGCCCTCGGCGACGACCTGGCCAGCCGCTACCAGCTGGTGGAGGCATGGCTCGGGGCGTTCCTGGCCAGCACCGACGGCGCGCTCTCCGACGACGACCTGCCCGAGGCGGTCGCCGTCGAGCTGTGCGGGACCGAGCTGCCCCGGTACGAGTCGACGGCCGCGCTGACCGGGACGGTCACCGGGCTGCTCGGCGCGCACCCGCGGATCAGCGGCTCGGCGCTCACCCTGCGGCTGGACGAGACGCTGGCCCGCACCCAGCGCTTCCGCACCGAACGGGTGCCGGCGTTCCGCGACTACCAGCGGCGGCGCAACGAGCTGGTGGCCGCCGAGCGGGACCGGCTCCGGCTGGCCGAGTACCAGCCGAAGGTGATGACCACCTTCGTCCGCAACCGGCTGCTGGACGAGGTCTACCTGCCGTTGATCGGCGACAACCTGGCCCGCCAGCTCGGCGCGACCGGGGACGCGAAGCGGGTCGACCAGATGGGCCTGCTGCTGCTGATCTCCCCGCCGGGCTACGGCAAGACCACCCTGATGGAGTACGTGGCCAGCCGGCTCGGCCTGGTCTTCGTGAAGGTGAACGGGCCGGCGCTGGGTAGCCGGGTGACCTCCCTCGACCCGGCGGAGGCGCCGGACGCCACCGCCCGGCAGGAGGTGGAGAAGATCTCCTTCGCGCTGGAGCTGGGCAACAACGTCCTGCTCTACCTCGACGACATCCAGCACACCTCCCCGGAGCTGCTGCAGAAGTTCATCCCGCTCTGCGACGCGCAGCGCCGGATGGAGGGGGTGTGGGAGGGCCGCACCCGCACGTACGACCTGCGGGGCAAGCGGTTCGCGGTGTGCATGGCCGGCAACCCGTACACCGAGTCGGGGCAGCGGTTCCGGGTGCCCGACATGCTCGCGAACCGCGCCGACGTGTGGAACCTGGGTGACGTGCTCTCCGGTCGGGACGAGGTGTTCGCGCTCAGCTACGTCGAGAACGCGCTCACCTCGAACCCGACCCTGGCCCCGCTCTCCACCCGGGACCGGGGCGACGTGGAGCTGCTGGTGCGGATGGCCCGGGGGGACGACGGCGTACGACCGGACCAGCTCTCCCACCCGTACTCGGCGGTCGAGCTGGAGCAGATCCTGGCGGTGCTGGGCAAGCTGCTGCGGGTGCAGCGGATCGTGCTCGCCAACAACCAGGCGTACATCGCCTCGGCGGCGCAGGCCGACTCGTCCCGTACCGAGCCGCCGTTCCAGCTCCAGGGCTCGTACCGGAACATGAACAAGCTGGCCGAGCGGATCGTCCCGGTGCTCACCGACGCGGAGCTGGAGGCGGTGGTCGACGACCACTACCTGGGTGAGGCGCAGACGCTGGCGGCGGGCGCGGAGGCGAACCTGCTCAAGCTGGCGGAGCTGCGCGGCCGGCTCACCGCCGAGCAGGCCCGCCGCTGGGCCGAGGTGAAGGCGGCCTTCCTGCGCGCCCGGGCGCTGGGCGGGGGCGGCGACCCGCTGGACCGGGCGGTCGGCGCGATCGGCCTGCTCGCCGACCGGGTCGGCGGGGTGGAGGCGGCGATCGGCCGGGCCACGGACCACACCTGA
- the purD gene encoding phosphoribosylamine--glycine ligase, which translates to MRVLLVGGGGREHALALGLAADPSVEALVAAPGNPGIAAVAELRDVAVGDPVAVAALAVETAADLVVIGPEAPLVAGAADAVRAKGVPVFGPSAEAARLEGSKTFAKDVMTAAGVPTARAYTCTGPAEVARALDEFGAPYVVKNDGLAAGKGVVVTDDRARALEHAAECGRVVIEEYLAGPEVSLFVVTDGEAAVPLLPAQDFKRVGDGDSGPNTGGMGAYAPLPWAPPGLVDEVMRDVVHPTLAELRRRGTPFAGLLYVGLAITAAGLRVIEFNARFGDPETQVVLALLETPLAGLLHAAATGTLADHPPLRWRDGAAVTVVVAAEGYPAAPRTGDAITGADRPGVIHAGTRRDADGTLRSAGGRVLCGTATGPDLAAARDAAYDLVRGIELAGSHHRTDIAAAAIEDRITLPA; encoded by the coding sequence GTGCGGGTACTTCTTGTGGGTGGTGGTGGGCGCGAGCACGCGCTCGCGCTCGGGCTGGCTGCCGATCCGTCCGTCGAGGCGCTCGTCGCGGCACCGGGTAACCCCGGCATCGCGGCAGTGGCCGAGCTGCGGGACGTGGCCGTCGGTGATCCGGTGGCGGTGGCGGCGCTGGCCGTCGAGACGGCGGCGGACCTGGTGGTGATCGGCCCCGAGGCGCCGCTGGTGGCCGGGGCCGCCGACGCGGTACGCGCCAAGGGCGTACCGGTGTTCGGCCCGTCGGCCGAGGCCGCCCGGCTGGAGGGGTCGAAGACGTTCGCCAAGGACGTGATGACCGCTGCCGGCGTGCCGACGGCCCGGGCGTACACCTGCACCGGGCCGGCCGAGGTCGCGCGGGCGCTGGACGAGTTCGGCGCGCCGTACGTGGTGAAGAACGACGGGTTGGCCGCCGGGAAGGGCGTCGTCGTCACCGACGACCGGGCCCGCGCGCTGGAGCACGCCGCCGAGTGCGGTCGGGTGGTGATCGAGGAGTACCTGGCCGGTCCCGAGGTCTCCCTCTTCGTGGTCACCGACGGCGAGGCCGCCGTGCCGCTGCTGCCGGCGCAGGACTTCAAGCGGGTCGGCGACGGCGACAGCGGCCCGAACACCGGTGGCATGGGGGCCTACGCCCCGCTGCCCTGGGCGCCGCCCGGCCTGGTCGACGAGGTGATGCGGGACGTCGTGCACCCGACGCTGGCCGAGCTGCGTCGCCGGGGCACCCCGTTCGCCGGCCTGCTCTACGTCGGGCTGGCGATCACCGCCGCCGGTCTGCGCGTGATCGAGTTCAACGCCCGTTTCGGCGACCCGGAGACCCAGGTCGTCCTCGCGCTGCTGGAGACCCCGCTCGCCGGGCTGCTGCACGCCGCCGCCACCGGCACGCTCGCCGACCACCCGCCGCTGCGCTGGCGGGACGGCGCGGCGGTCACCGTGGTGGTGGCCGCCGAGGGCTACCCGGCGGCACCCCGCACCGGGGACGCGATCACCGGCGCCGACCGGCCGGGCGTCATCCACGCCGGCACCCGCCGGGACGCCGACGGCACGTTGCGCTCCGCCGGGGGCCGGGTCCTCTGCGGTACGGCCACCGGCCCCGACCTGGCCGCCGCCCGCGACGCCGCGTACGACCTGGTACGCGGCATCGAGCTGGCCGGTTCCCACCACCGCACCGACATCGCCGCCGCCGCGATCGAGGACCGGATCACCCTGCCGGCCTGA
- a CDS encoding acyl-CoA dehydrogenase family protein — translation MAEFSLDLNEEQRDLRDWVHGFAAEVVRPAAAEWDAREETPWPIIQEAAKVGLYGFEFLATCWADPTGLSLPIASEELFWGDAGIGLGIFGTSLAVAAIYGAGTPDQLVEWVPQCFGDVDQPAVAAFCTTEPEAGSDVGSMRTRAVYDQATDEWVLNGQKAYATNGGIAGVHVVTASIEPELGSRGQAAFVVPPGTPGLNATRKLRKLGLRASHTADVFLDDVRVPGRCLLGGRDALDERLARARSGQRASGQAAMRTFELSRPTVGAQALGVARAAYEYALDYAKERVQFGRPIIENQAVAFALADMKMEIDAARLLVWRASWMGRNNRPFSAGEGSMSKLKAGEVAVSVTDKAVQLLGGAGFLRDHPVERWYRDAKIYTIFEGTSEIQRLVISRAISGMQIR, via the coding sequence ATGGCCGAGTTCTCGCTCGACCTGAACGAGGAACAGCGGGATCTGCGCGACTGGGTGCACGGCTTCGCCGCCGAGGTCGTGCGCCCGGCCGCGGCCGAGTGGGACGCCCGGGAGGAGACTCCCTGGCCGATCATCCAGGAGGCGGCGAAGGTCGGCCTGTACGGCTTCGAGTTCCTCGCCACCTGCTGGGCCGACCCCACCGGCCTCTCCCTGCCGATCGCCAGCGAAGAGCTCTTCTGGGGCGACGCCGGCATCGGGCTCGGCATCTTCGGCACCTCCCTGGCGGTCGCCGCCATCTACGGCGCCGGCACCCCCGACCAGCTCGTCGAGTGGGTGCCGCAGTGCTTCGGTGACGTCGACCAGCCGGCGGTCGCCGCGTTCTGCACCACCGAGCCGGAGGCCGGCTCCGACGTCGGGTCGATGCGGACCCGCGCGGTCTACGACCAGGCCACCGACGAGTGGGTGCTGAACGGGCAGAAGGCGTACGCCACCAACGGCGGGATCGCCGGGGTGCACGTGGTCACCGCCTCCATCGAGCCGGAACTGGGCTCGCGGGGGCAGGCGGCGTTCGTCGTACCGCCGGGCACGCCGGGGCTCAACGCCACCCGCAAGCTGCGCAAGCTCGGCCTGCGCGCGTCCCACACCGCCGACGTCTTCCTCGACGACGTACGGGTGCCGGGGCGCTGCCTGCTCGGCGGCAGGGACGCCCTGGACGAGCGGCTCGCGCGGGCCCGGTCGGGGCAACGTGCCTCGGGTCAGGCCGCGATGCGGACGTTCGAATTGTCCCGCCCGACCGTGGGCGCCCAGGCGCTCGGCGTGGCCCGGGCCGCCTACGAGTACGCCCTGGACTACGCGAAGGAGCGGGTCCAGTTCGGTCGACCGATCATCGAGAACCAGGCGGTCGCGTTCGCGCTCGCCGACATGAAGATGGAGATCGACGCGGCCCGGCTGCTGGTCTGGCGGGCCTCCTGGATGGGCCGCAACAACCGGCCGTTCAGCGCGGGCGAGGGCTCGATGTCCAAGCTCAAGGCCGGCGAGGTGGCGGTCTCGGTCACCGACAAGGCGGTGCAGCTCCTCGGCGGCGCCGGCTTCCTGCGCGACCACCCGGTCGAGCGGTGGTACCGGGACGCCAAGATCTACACCATCTTCGAAGGCACCTCCGAGATCCAGCGGCTGGTCATCTCCCGGGCCATCTCCGGGATGCAGATCCGCTGA
- a CDS encoding AMP-binding protein — MDLPFIVATLTRRGLLTPGRPIRVASQLNALRRWGWSLAGELRQAAARDPGRTAVVDEDGATLTYQELLDRSERLARSLRAGLGVQSGDRIGLLCRNHHGLIEAIVAAMLLGADAVLVNTGLSAAQLATVAQEQQLRVLAHDAEFAERVLALPPEVHRVDERGHEELIAGALPGDQLQPPDRDGRTIVLTSGTTGAPKGARRPTPHGFGPLVSIIDRIPLHARDTVLIAAPIFHTWGYAALQVAFALRATVVLHRRFDPAATLAALTAHSCDAMFAVPVMLQRLMEVPPPDARPPLKVVAVSGSALPGGLATAFMDRFGDVLYNLYGSTEVSWASIAGPADLRAAPTTAGRPPHGTRLEILDAADRPVPAGQVGRIFVGNEMLFEGYTSGTTRESHDGLLDTGDLGRVDADGRLFVDGRADDMIVSGGENVFPSEVEDLIARLPQVREVAVIGVPDPEYGQRLAAFLALHPGEQLDPEAVREYVRHYLARFSVPRDVVFVKYLPRNATGKVLGRELRRYYG, encoded by the coding sequence TTGGACCTGCCGTTCATCGTCGCCACGCTGACCCGACGCGGACTGCTCACCCCAGGCCGCCCGATCCGGGTCGCCTCCCAGTTGAACGCGCTGCGCCGCTGGGGTTGGAGTCTCGCCGGCGAACTGCGCCAGGCCGCCGCCCGCGACCCGGGACGGACCGCCGTGGTCGACGAGGACGGCGCCACCCTGACGTACCAGGAACTGCTGGACCGGTCGGAACGGCTGGCCCGGTCCCTGCGGGCCGGGCTCGGCGTGCAGTCCGGGGACCGCATCGGCCTGCTCTGCCGCAACCACCACGGGCTGATCGAGGCGATCGTCGCCGCCATGCTGCTCGGCGCGGACGCGGTGCTGGTCAACACCGGGCTCTCCGCGGCACAGCTCGCCACCGTCGCCCAGGAGCAGCAGCTCCGCGTGCTGGCGCACGACGCCGAGTTCGCCGAGCGGGTGCTCGCCCTCCCCCCGGAGGTGCACCGGGTCGACGAGCGCGGCCACGAGGAGCTGATCGCCGGCGCGCTGCCCGGGGACCAGCTCCAGCCGCCGGACCGCGACGGCCGGACCATCGTGCTCACCTCCGGCACCACCGGCGCGCCGAAGGGCGCCCGCCGCCCCACCCCGCACGGCTTCGGCCCGCTGGTCTCCATCATCGACCGCATCCCGCTGCACGCCCGGGACACCGTGCTGATCGCCGCGCCCATCTTCCACACCTGGGGGTACGCCGCTCTTCAGGTGGCGTTCGCGCTGCGCGCCACCGTCGTGCTGCACCGCCGCTTCGACCCGGCCGCCACGCTCGCCGCCCTGACGGCGCACTCCTGCGACGCCATGTTCGCCGTACCGGTGATGCTGCAACGGCTGATGGAGGTGCCACCGCCGGACGCCCGCCCGCCGCTGAAGGTGGTCGCGGTCAGCGGCTCGGCCCTGCCCGGCGGGCTGGCCACCGCCTTCATGGACCGCTTCGGTGACGTCCTCTACAACCTGTACGGCTCCACCGAGGTCTCCTGGGCGTCCATCGCCGGCCCGGCGGACCTGCGGGCGGCGCCCACCACCGCCGGTCGCCCGCCGCACGGCACCCGGCTGGAGATCCTCGACGCCGCCGACCGGCCGGTACCGGCCGGGCAGGTCGGCCGGATCTTCGTCGGCAACGAGATGCTCTTCGAGGGGTACACCTCCGGCACCACCCGGGAGAGCCACGACGGCCTGCTCGACACCGGTGACCTGGGCCGGGTCGACGCCGACGGGCGGCTCTTCGTCGACGGCCGGGCCGACGACATGATCGTCTCCGGGGGCGAGAACGTCTTCCCGTCCGAGGTGGAGGACCTGATCGCCCGGCTGCCCCAGGTCCGCGAGGTCGCGGTGATCGGTGTACCGGACCCGGAGTACGGCCAGCGGCTGGCCGCGTTCCTGGCCCTGCACCCCGGCGAACAGCTCGACCCCGAGGCGGTACGCGAGTACGTCCGCCACTACCTGGCCCGGTTCTCGGTCCCCCGGGACGTGGTCTTCGTGAAGTACCTGCCGCGCAACGCCACCGGCAAGGTGCTCGGCCGCGAGCTGCGCCGCTACTACGGCTGA
- a CDS encoding flotillin family protein: MDVVTTGFGILLAVLLLIALGVILLVSRLFRKVEQGKALIVSKVRRVDVTFTGAVVLPVLHKAEVMDISVKTIDIERTGNEGLICRDNIRADIRITFFVRVNKTTEDVIKVAQAIGTARASDRETLQELFNAKFSEALKTVGKQLDFVDLYTKRDEFRDQIIRVIGTDLNGYSLEDAAIDFLEQTPMSQLDSANILDAQGIRKITELTAIEHVRTNEFQRNEQKEITRQNVDAREAILELERRQAEAEAKQRREVETVRAREEAEITRVRAEERLRAETANIRTDEQLGVQHENQAREIAVAEKNRERVIAIETERIEKDRMLEVISRQRETELSTIAKDKEVEGEKRSIAEVVRERIAVERTVAEQEENIKRLRVVEEAERTRQAVIIQAEAEAQENLVKDIKAAEAAEQAAKFKAREELVLAEARQQTAELDARAKIRLAEGIQAETAAAGLAEVQVRERGAEAIEKVGRAEAAVEREKALVTAEAVREKLKGEAEGLTEKAAAMAALDDATREHEEYRLRLELEKDVRLAGLDVQRQVAEAQAMVVSTGLEKANIDIVGGDSVFFDRLLGSISLGKSVDGFLAHSDVARSIAQPWLDGKANFTDDLARVLGSFNTADVQNLTLSAFLLKQMRADGADKGKLEELLQVARKLGLAEAPVAALSGQRQSRAGE; encoded by the coding sequence ATGGATGTCGTCACCACCGGCTTCGGCATACTGCTGGCCGTTCTGCTGCTCATCGCTCTCGGCGTGATCCTGCTGGTCAGCCGCCTGTTCCGGAAGGTCGAGCAGGGCAAGGCCCTGATCGTGTCCAAGGTGCGCCGGGTGGACGTCACGTTCACCGGCGCGGTCGTCCTGCCCGTGCTGCACAAGGCCGAGGTGATGGACATCTCGGTGAAGACCATCGACATCGAGCGGACCGGCAACGAGGGCCTGATCTGCCGGGACAACATCCGGGCGGACATCCGGATCACCTTCTTCGTCCGGGTCAACAAGACCACCGAGGACGTCATCAAGGTGGCGCAGGCGATCGGCACCGCCCGGGCCAGCGACCGGGAGACGCTCCAGGAGCTGTTCAACGCCAAGTTCTCCGAGGCGTTGAAGACGGTGGGCAAGCAGCTCGACTTCGTCGACCTCTACACCAAGCGCGACGAGTTCCGGGACCAGATCATCCGGGTGATCGGCACCGACCTCAACGGCTACAGCCTGGAGGACGCGGCGATCGACTTCCTGGAGCAGACGCCGATGTCCCAACTGGACTCGGCGAACATCCTCGACGCCCAGGGCATTCGCAAGATCACCGAGCTGACCGCGATCGAGCACGTGCGGACCAACGAGTTCCAGCGCAACGAGCAGAAGGAGATCACCCGGCAGAACGTCGACGCCCGCGAGGCGATCCTGGAACTGGAGCGGCGGCAGGCGGAGGCCGAGGCCAAGCAGCGCCGCGAGGTGGAGACCGTGCGGGCCCGCGAGGAGGCGGAGATCACCCGGGTACGCGCGGAGGAGCGGCTGCGCGCGGAGACGGCCAACATCCGTACCGATGAGCAGTTGGGCGTGCAGCACGAGAACCAGGCCCGGGAGATCGCGGTCGCCGAGAAGAACCGGGAGCGGGTCATCGCGATCGAGACCGAGCGGATCGAGAAGGACCGGATGCTCGAGGTGATCTCCCGGCAGCGGGAGACGGAACTGTCCACCATCGCCAAGGACAAGGAGGTCGAGGGCGAGAAGCGCTCGATCGCCGAGGTGGTCCGGGAGCGGATCGCGGTGGAGAGGACCGTGGCCGAGCAGGAGGAGAACATCAAGCGGCTGCGGGTGGTCGAGGAGGCCGAGCGGACCCGGCAGGCCGTGATCATCCAGGCCGAGGCGGAGGCGCAGGAGAACCTGGTCAAGGACATCAAGGCGGCCGAGGCGGCCGAGCAGGCGGCGAAGTTCAAGGCCCGCGAGGAGCTCGTGCTCGCCGAGGCCCGGCAGCAGACCGCCGAGCTGGACGCCCGGGCGAAGATCCGGCTGGCGGAGGGGATCCAGGCGGAGACGGCCGCCGCCGGCCTGGCCGAGGTGCAGGTGCGCGAGCGGGGCGCCGAGGCGATCGAGAAGGTGGGCCGCGCCGAGGCCGCCGTCGAGCGGGAGAAGGCACTGGTCACCGCCGAGGCGGTACGCGAGAAGCTGAAGGGCGAGGCGGAGGGTCTCACCGAGAAGGCCGCCGCGATGGCCGCGCTGGACGACGCCACCCGGGAGCACGAGGAGTACCGGCTGCGGCTGGAGTTGGAGAAGGACGTCCGGCTCGCCGGCCTGGACGTGCAGCGGCAGGTCGCCGAGGCGCAGGCGATGGTGGTCTCCACCGGCCTGGAGAAGGCCAACATCGACATCGTCGGTGGCGACAGCGTCTTCTTCGACCGGCTGCTCGGCTCGATCTCGCTGGGCAAGAGCGTGGACGGCTTTCTGGCCCACTCGGACGTGGCGCGGAGCATCGCGCAGCCCTGGCTGGACGGCAAGGCCAACTTCACCGACGACCTGGCCCGGGTGCTCGGCTCGTTCAACACCGCCGACGTGCAGAACCTGACCCTCTCCGCGTTCCTGCTCAAGCAGATGCGGGCCGACGGCGCGGACAAGGGCAAGCTGGAGGAACTGCTCCAGGTGGCCCGGAAGCTGGGGCTGGCGGAGGCGCCGGTGGCGGCGTTGAGCGGGCAGCGGCAGTCGCGGGCGGGTGAGTGA